A genome region from Lucilia cuprina isolate Lc7/37 chromosome 3, ASM2204524v1, whole genome shotgun sequence includes the following:
- the LOC111678229 gene encoding probable phosphorylase b kinase regulatory subunit alpha isoform X6 codes for MRSRSNSGVRLDYYQRIVHRLIMSHQEPVTGLFPASNINSHAWIRDNVYCILAVWGLSMAYKKIADQDEDRAKCYELEQSCVKLMRGLLMAMMNQKDKVEKFKITQNPLDSLHAKYSSKNGQPVVGDAEWGHLQIDAVSLYLLILAQMTASGLQIVFSLDEVSFIQNLVFYIESAYCIPDYGIWERGDKTNHGEPELNASSIGMAKAALEAMNELDLFGARGGPASVIHVLADEAHKCQAVLQSMLPRESNSKELDSGLLCVIGFPAFAVDDPQLIRNTKDAILHRLQGKYGCKRFLRDGYRTPKEDPTRLYYERWELRMFENIECEWPLFYCYLILFHAFQSDKLAVKEYADRLEQIMVRGDDGILLIPESYAVTHDTVPQEYQMPGSQPREVVGRCPFLWGQSLFILGRLLQEGFLAVGELDPLNRRLGAQKKPDVVVQVVIIAEDNEIRDKLAEYDLHVQTIAEVAPIEVQPARVLSHLYTYLGRNRKLGLTGRKSRDVGILSTSKLYSLKDRIFAFTPQHIDYEEYYTTRDPDLLASNFTTNLAFLTNNWRHMLGRPTITLMATHYMLDQDRIPLAMIQTMRKLKSGYINGTRVMLGNLKDFLNTSAITDLSFLGSTEDGYPDRLHPDVQTYLDEHLLRSFSHRNTMNLRGGQLRPRHLRRRMSCKGAIKKTRSINVDSDNLGMEGPTPLTERRLSSIVPPPWLQANQQTPLNSFTITPEGSSTNTNQNRSEVLIRENIYPIDINHSRSAIEKRSEFARQQEINNVPKILVQRHRTDTNFADTEVEELIAMLRETENLEEQGDILQYLVDTQGLDFNTAGLGLKQKSSSSSSSSSGMLEEGRVVTVRDLLKGLYEKACQQKLWGLVRHTAGMLGKRVEDLAKAVTDLLVRQKQVTVGMPPNNEFTITAPLPEADLRQLIHDAYGDDESTAMLTQELMVYLAMFIRTEPQLFHEMLRLRVGLIIQVMAKELSRTLNCDGEAASEHLLNLSPFEMKNLLYHILSGKEFAVSSVARGNLSIVSCKSSRVSKKSQIGLGDPEGEDALIASIDDRQGQWLRRRRLDGALNRVPRDFYSRVWSVLEKCQGLAIEGRILQQSLTQEMTPGELKFALEVETALNQIPQPEYRQLVVEALMVLTLVTEHNMVPNLGGIIYVEHLVHKANQLFLEDQRKVQGDATLCCAKSKDGKEQHQAASGMLLCGGAAYICQHLYDSAPSGSYGTMTYMARAVALVLDCLPKHGEMECAIS; via the exons atgcGTTCACGCAGCAATTCAGGCGTACGCCTGGACTATTACCAACGTATTGTTCATCGCTTGATTATGAGCCACCAGGAGCCCGTAACGGGTTTATTTCCAGCATCCAATATTAATTCGCATGCCTGGATCAGAGATAATGTATATTGCATATTAGCAGTATGGGGTCTGTCGATGGCCTACAAAAAGATAGCGGATCAGGATGAAGATCGTGCCAAATGCTATGAACTAGAACAAAGTTGTGTTAAATTAATGCGTGGTCTCTTAATGGCCATGATGAATCAAAAGGATAAAgtggaaaagtttaaaataactcAAAATCCATTGGATTCTCTACATGCAAAGTACTCTAGCAAAAACGGACAACCTGTTGTGGGTGATGCTGAATGGGGCCATTTACAAATCGATGCGGTGTCATTGTATCTTTTAATTTTGGCACAAATGACAGCATCGGGTCTTCAAATTGTTTTCTCCTTAGATGAAGTatcatttatacaaaatttagtcTTCTATATTGAATCGGCCTACTGTATTCCCGATTATGGCATCTGGGAACGTGGAGACAAAACAAATCATGGTGAACCAGAACTAAATGCCAGTTCCATTGGTATGGCTAAGGCTGCTCTTGAGGCCATGAACGAATTAGATCTATTTGGTGCTCGCGGTGGTCCCGCTAGTGTTATACATGTATTGGCTGATGAGGCACACAAGTGTCAAGCTGTTCTACAATCAATGTTACCGCGTGAATCCAATAGTAAAGAACTTGATTCGGGACTTTTATGTGTTATTGGATTTCCAGCCTTTGCTGTCGACGACCCACAATTGATACGTAATACCAAAGATGCCATCTTACATCGTTTACAAGGTAAATACGGTTGTAAACGTTTCCTACGTGATGGCTATCGTACACCCAAAGAGGATCCCACACGTTTGTACTACGAAAGATGGGAATTGCGTATGTTTGAGAATATTGAATGTGAATGgccattattttattgttatttgatATTGTTCCATGCATTTCAATCTGATAAGTTGGCCGTTAAAGAGTATGCAGATCGTTTGGAG CAAATAATGGTTCGTGGAGATGATGGTATACTTTTAATACCCGAGAGTTATGCGGTAACACATGATACTGTACCACAAGAATATCAAATGCCAGGATCACAACCAAGAGAAGTTGTAGGACGCTGTCCATTTTTGTGGGGTCAATCTCTATTCATTTTAGGCAGATTATTACAAGAG ggCTTTCTAGCGGTGGGTGAATTAGATCCCCTCAATCGTCGTTTGGGTGCTCAGAAAAAGCCAGATGTTGTCGTACAGGTTGTTATAATTGCTGAAGATAATGAAATACGTGATAAATTGGCTGAATATGATTTGCATGTACAAACCATAGCTGAGGTGGCACCAATTGAAGTTCAACCAGCTCGTGTTTTAAGTCATTTGTATACGTATTTGGGTAGAAATCGTAAATTGGGTTTGACTGGTCGTAAGTCTCGTGATGTGGGTATATTAAGTACGAGTAAATTGTATTCGTTAAAAGATAGAATATTTGCTTTTACGCCACAG caTATCGATTATGAAGAATATTACACCACACGTGATCCTGACTTGCTTGCAAGTAATTTCACCACCAATTTAGCTTTCCTAACAAATAATTGGCGTCATATGTTAGGAAGACCCACAATAACTTTAATGGCAACACACTATATGCTAG ATCAAGATAGAATACCCTTGGCCATGATACAAACAATGCGTAAACTAAAATCGGGTTATATTAATGGTACTCGTGTTATGTTGGGCAATCTTAAGGACTTCCTGAATACATCGGCTATAACTGATTTAAGCTTTTTGGGAAGTACCGAAGATGGTTATCCCGATCGTTTACATCCCGATGTACAGACATATTTGGATGAACATTTATTGCGTTCATTTAGTCATCGTAATACTATGAACCTAAGAGGTGGTCAACTGCGTCCCCGACATTTAAGACGACGCATGTCCTGCAAAGGAGCTATTAAGAAAACTAGATCTATTAACGTAGATT CTGATAACTTGGGTATGGAGGGTCCTACACCTTTGACCGAAAGACGTTTATCATCGATTGTACCACCACCTTGGTTACAGGCTAATCAACAGACCCCATTAAATTCATTCACCATCACACCTGAGGGAAGTTCTACTAATACGAATCAAAATCGTTCGGAGGTGTTGATACGTGAGAATATTTATCCAATTGATATCAATCATAGTCGTTCAGCCATTGAAAAACGCAGTGAGTTTGCTAGACAACAAGAAA TCAACAATGTTCCTAAAATTCTTGTGCAACGCCATCGTACGGATACAAATTTTGCCGATACAGAAGTGGAAGAGTTAATAGCCATGCTAAGAGAAACGGAAAATTTAGAAGAACAAGGTGATATCTTACAATATTTAGTTGATACCCAAGGATTAGATTTCAATACAG CCGGCTTAGgacttaaacaaaaatcatcaTCGTCCTCTTCCTCCTCTTCTG GCATGCTGGAAGAGGGACGTGTCGTTACTGTACGCGATTTACTCAAGGGCTTATACGAAAAGGCTTGTCAGCAAAAACTCTGGGGTTTGGTACGTCATACCGCCGGTATGTTGGGTAAGCGAGTGGAGGATTTAGCCAAAGCAGTTACCGATTTGTTGGTACGTCAGAAACAAGTGACCGTGGGCATGCCACCGAATAATGAGTTTACCATAACGGCTCCCTTGCCCGAAGCTGATTTAAGGCAGTTGATACATGAT GCTTATGGTGATGATGAAAGTACCGCTATGTTGACACAAGAATTAATGGTTTATTTGGCCATGTTTATACGCACCGAACCACAGTTGTTCCATGAAATGTTACGTCTTAGAGTTGGTCTTATTATCCAAGTTATGGCTAAAGAGTTATCACGTACTTTGAATTGCGATGGTGAAGCGGCCTCGGAACATTTGTTGAATTTGTCACcgtttgaaatgaaaaatcttttatatcaTATTCTAAGTGGCAAAGAATTTGCTGTAAGCAGTG tggCTCGTGGTAATCTATCCATTGTTAGCTGTAAATCCAGTCGTGTTAGCAAGAAGAGTCAAATTGGTTTGGGTGATCCGGAGGGTGAAGATGCCCTAATCGCCAGCATTGACGATAGACAGGGACAATGGTTACGTAGACGTCGTCTAGATGGTGCTCTTAATCGTGTACCACGTGATTTCTATTCGCGTGTCTGGTCAGTTTTGGAAAAATGTCAAGGTTTGGCCATAGAAGGTCGTATTCTACAACAGAGTTTAACTCAAGAAATGACTCCTGGCGAGTTAAAGTTTGCCTTGGAAGTTGAGACAGCCTTAAATCAAATTCCCCAACCAGAATATCGTCAATTGGTGGTGGAGGCTTTAATGGTTTTGACTCTGGTAACCGAACATAATATGGTACCAAATTTGGGTGGTATTATATATGTCGAACATTTGGTGCATAAAGCCAATCAATTGTTTTTGGAAGATCAACGTAAGGTTCAGGGTGATGCTACTCTCTGCTGTGCCAAATCCAAAGATGGTAAAGAACAACATCAGGCTGCCTCTGGTATGTTGTTGTGTGGTGGTGCTGCATATATTTGTCAACATTTGTACGATAG tgCTCCCAGTGGCAGTTATGGCACTATGACTTATATGGCACGTGCTGTTGCTTTGGTCTTGGATTGTCTTCCCAAACACGGTGAAATGGAATGCGCCATTTCCTAA
- the LOC111678229 gene encoding probable phosphorylase b kinase regulatory subunit alpha isoform X4 — translation MRSRSNSGVRLDYYQRIVHRLIMSHQEPVTGLFPASNINSHAWIRDNVYCILAVWGLSMAYKKIADQDEDRAKCYELEQSCVKLMRGLLMAMMNQKDKVEKFKITQNPLDSLHAKYSSKNGQPVVGDAEWGHLQIDAVSLYLLILAQMTASGLQIVFSLDEVSFIQNLVFYIESAYCIPDYGIWERGDKTNHGEPELNASSIGMAKAALEAMNELDLFGARGGPASVIHVLADEAHKCQAVLQSMLPRESNSKELDSGLLCVIGFPAFAVDDPQLIRNTKDAILHRLQGKYGCKRFLRDGYRTPKEDPTRLYYERWELRMFENIECEWPLFYCYLILFHAFQSDKLAVKEYADRLEQIMVRGDDGILLIPESYAVTHDTVPQEYQMPGSQPREVVGRCPFLWGQSLFILGRLLQEGFLAVGELDPLNRRLGAQKKPDVVVQVVIIAEDNEIRDKLAEYDLHVQTIAEVAPIEVQPARVLSHLYTYLGRNRKLGLTGRKSRDVGILSTSKLYSLKDRIFAFTPQHIDYEEYYTTRDPDLLASNFTTNLAFLTNNWRHMLGRPTITLMATHYMLDQDRIPLAMIQTMRKLKSGYINGTRVMLGNLKDFLNTSAITDLSFLGSTEDGYPDRLHPDVQTYLDEHLLRSFSHRNTMNLRGGQLRPRHLRRRMSCKGAIKKTRSINVDSDNLGMEGPTPLTERRLSSIVPPPWLQANQQTPLNSFTITPEGSSTNTNQNRSEVLIRENIYPIDINHSRSAIEKRSEFARQQEINNVPKILVQRHRTDTNFADTEVEELIAMLRETENLEEQGDILQYLVDTQGLDFNTVIDPTLVEESTYDELAFKSTASKPPLPPSALLVVPHDEPASFNNTNNVNVINSSHSEGMLEEGRVVTVRDLLKGLYEKACQQKLWGLVRHTAGMLGKRVEDLAKAVTDLLVRQKQVTVGMPPNNEFTITAPLPEADLRQLIHDAYGDDESTAMLTQELMVYLAMFIRTEPQLFHEMLRLRVGLIIQVMAKELSRTLNCDGEAASEHLLNLSPFEMKNLLYHILSGKEFAVSSVARGNLSIVSCKSSRVSKKSQIGLGDPEGEDALIASIDDRQGQWLRRRRLDGALNRVPRDFYSRVWSVLEKCQGLAIEGRILQQSLTQEMTPGELKFALEVETALNQIPQPEYRQLVVEALMVLTLVTEHNMVPNLGGIIYVEHLVHKANQLFLEDQRKVQGDATLCCAKSKDGKEQHQAASGMLLCGGAAYICQHLYDSAPSGSYGTMTYMARAVALVLDCLPKHGEMECAIS, via the exons atgcGTTCACGCAGCAATTCAGGCGTACGCCTGGACTATTACCAACGTATTGTTCATCGCTTGATTATGAGCCACCAGGAGCCCGTAACGGGTTTATTTCCAGCATCCAATATTAATTCGCATGCCTGGATCAGAGATAATGTATATTGCATATTAGCAGTATGGGGTCTGTCGATGGCCTACAAAAAGATAGCGGATCAGGATGAAGATCGTGCCAAATGCTATGAACTAGAACAAAGTTGTGTTAAATTAATGCGTGGTCTCTTAATGGCCATGATGAATCAAAAGGATAAAgtggaaaagtttaaaataactcAAAATCCATTGGATTCTCTACATGCAAAGTACTCTAGCAAAAACGGACAACCTGTTGTGGGTGATGCTGAATGGGGCCATTTACAAATCGATGCGGTGTCATTGTATCTTTTAATTTTGGCACAAATGACAGCATCGGGTCTTCAAATTGTTTTCTCCTTAGATGAAGTatcatttatacaaaatttagtcTTCTATATTGAATCGGCCTACTGTATTCCCGATTATGGCATCTGGGAACGTGGAGACAAAACAAATCATGGTGAACCAGAACTAAATGCCAGTTCCATTGGTATGGCTAAGGCTGCTCTTGAGGCCATGAACGAATTAGATCTATTTGGTGCTCGCGGTGGTCCCGCTAGTGTTATACATGTATTGGCTGATGAGGCACACAAGTGTCAAGCTGTTCTACAATCAATGTTACCGCGTGAATCCAATAGTAAAGAACTTGATTCGGGACTTTTATGTGTTATTGGATTTCCAGCCTTTGCTGTCGACGACCCACAATTGATACGTAATACCAAAGATGCCATCTTACATCGTTTACAAGGTAAATACGGTTGTAAACGTTTCCTACGTGATGGCTATCGTACACCCAAAGAGGATCCCACACGTTTGTACTACGAAAGATGGGAATTGCGTATGTTTGAGAATATTGAATGTGAATGgccattattttattgttatttgatATTGTTCCATGCATTTCAATCTGATAAGTTGGCCGTTAAAGAGTATGCAGATCGTTTGGAG CAAATAATGGTTCGTGGAGATGATGGTATACTTTTAATACCCGAGAGTTATGCGGTAACACATGATACTGTACCACAAGAATATCAAATGCCAGGATCACAACCAAGAGAAGTTGTAGGACGCTGTCCATTTTTGTGGGGTCAATCTCTATTCATTTTAGGCAGATTATTACAAGAG ggCTTTCTAGCGGTGGGTGAATTAGATCCCCTCAATCGTCGTTTGGGTGCTCAGAAAAAGCCAGATGTTGTCGTACAGGTTGTTATAATTGCTGAAGATAATGAAATACGTGATAAATTGGCTGAATATGATTTGCATGTACAAACCATAGCTGAGGTGGCACCAATTGAAGTTCAACCAGCTCGTGTTTTAAGTCATTTGTATACGTATTTGGGTAGAAATCGTAAATTGGGTTTGACTGGTCGTAAGTCTCGTGATGTGGGTATATTAAGTACGAGTAAATTGTATTCGTTAAAAGATAGAATATTTGCTTTTACGCCACAG caTATCGATTATGAAGAATATTACACCACACGTGATCCTGACTTGCTTGCAAGTAATTTCACCACCAATTTAGCTTTCCTAACAAATAATTGGCGTCATATGTTAGGAAGACCCACAATAACTTTAATGGCAACACACTATATGCTAG ATCAAGATAGAATACCCTTGGCCATGATACAAACAATGCGTAAACTAAAATCGGGTTATATTAATGGTACTCGTGTTATGTTGGGCAATCTTAAGGACTTCCTGAATACATCGGCTATAACTGATTTAAGCTTTTTGGGAAGTACCGAAGATGGTTATCCCGATCGTTTACATCCCGATGTACAGACATATTTGGATGAACATTTATTGCGTTCATTTAGTCATCGTAATACTATGAACCTAAGAGGTGGTCAACTGCGTCCCCGACATTTAAGACGACGCATGTCCTGCAAAGGAGCTATTAAGAAAACTAGATCTATTAACGTAGATT CTGATAACTTGGGTATGGAGGGTCCTACACCTTTGACCGAAAGACGTTTATCATCGATTGTACCACCACCTTGGTTACAGGCTAATCAACAGACCCCATTAAATTCATTCACCATCACACCTGAGGGAAGTTCTACTAATACGAATCAAAATCGTTCGGAGGTGTTGATACGTGAGAATATTTATCCAATTGATATCAATCATAGTCGTTCAGCCATTGAAAAACGCAGTGAGTTTGCTAGACAACAAGAAA TCAACAATGTTCCTAAAATTCTTGTGCAACGCCATCGTACGGATACAAATTTTGCCGATACAGAAGTGGAAGAGTTAATAGCCATGCTAAGAGAAACGGAAAATTTAGAAGAACAAGGTGATATCTTACAATATTTAGTTGATACCCAAGGATTAGATTTCAATACAG taattGATCCAACCCTTGTGGAGGAATCAACATACGATGAGTTAGCTTTTAAAAGTACTGCTTCGAAGCCTCCATTACCACCATCTGCACTGTTGGTGGTGCCCCATGATGAGCCAGCATCTTTTAATAATACCAACAATGTCAATGTTATTAATTCCTCTCACTCTGAAGGCATGCTGGAAGAGGGACGTGTCGTTACTGTACGCGATTTACTCAAGGGCTTATACGAAAAGGCTTGTCAGCAAAAACTCTGGGGTTTGGTACGTCATACCGCCGGTATGTTGGGTAAGCGAGTGGAGGATTTAGCCAAAGCAGTTACCGATTTGTTGGTACGTCAGAAACAAGTGACCGTGGGCATGCCACCGAATAATGAGTTTACCATAACGGCTCCCTTGCCCGAAGCTGATTTAAGGCAGTTGATACATGAT GCTTATGGTGATGATGAAAGTACCGCTATGTTGACACAAGAATTAATGGTTTATTTGGCCATGTTTATACGCACCGAACCACAGTTGTTCCATGAAATGTTACGTCTTAGAGTTGGTCTTATTATCCAAGTTATGGCTAAAGAGTTATCACGTACTTTGAATTGCGATGGTGAAGCGGCCTCGGAACATTTGTTGAATTTGTCACcgtttgaaatgaaaaatcttttatatcaTATTCTAAGTGGCAAAGAATTTGCTGTAAGCAGTG tggCTCGTGGTAATCTATCCATTGTTAGCTGTAAATCCAGTCGTGTTAGCAAGAAGAGTCAAATTGGTTTGGGTGATCCGGAGGGTGAAGATGCCCTAATCGCCAGCATTGACGATAGACAGGGACAATGGTTACGTAGACGTCGTCTAGATGGTGCTCTTAATCGTGTACCACGTGATTTCTATTCGCGTGTCTGGTCAGTTTTGGAAAAATGTCAAGGTTTGGCCATAGAAGGTCGTATTCTACAACAGAGTTTAACTCAAGAAATGACTCCTGGCGAGTTAAAGTTTGCCTTGGAAGTTGAGACAGCCTTAAATCAAATTCCCCAACCAGAATATCGTCAATTGGTGGTGGAGGCTTTAATGGTTTTGACTCTGGTAACCGAACATAATATGGTACCAAATTTGGGTGGTATTATATATGTCGAACATTTGGTGCATAAAGCCAATCAATTGTTTTTGGAAGATCAACGTAAGGTTCAGGGTGATGCTACTCTCTGCTGTGCCAAATCCAAAGATGGTAAAGAACAACATCAGGCTGCCTCTGGTATGTTGTTGTGTGGTGGTGCTGCATATATTTGTCAACATTTGTACGATAG tgCTCCCAGTGGCAGTTATGGCACTATGACTTATATGGCACGTGCTGTTGCTTTGGTCTTGGATTGTCTTCCCAAACACGGTGAAATGGAATGCGCCATTTCCTAA